A region of the Salvelinus namaycush isolate Seneca chromosome 13, SaNama_1.0, whole genome shotgun sequence genome:
aagggattgtaagtaagcatttcagggtaaggtctacacttgttgtattcggcgcatgtgagaaataaagtttgatttgaagaACACAATTCTCCAGCgtaccagtggccatcgaaggtgagcatttgcccactgaagttggttactataccgaactgcagtcaggtcaaaaccctggtaaggacgatgagcacgcagatTAACTTCCCCGAGGCCTCcctgctagctgtgccactagagattctgggttcgagttcAGGCTccgttgcagccggccgcgaccgggtgacccatggggcggcgcacaattggcccagcgtcttccgggttaggggagagtttggcctgcagggatgtccttgtcccatagcgcactagcgactcctgttccgggccgggcgcagtgtacGCTGACacgtcgccaggtgcacggtgtttcctccgaaacACATTGgcgcggctggcttccgggttaagtgggcattgtgtcaagaagcagtgcagcttgttTGGGTTgagtttcagaggacgcacggctctcgatcttcacctctcccgagtctgtacgggagttgcagggacgagacaagactgtaacgaccaattggataccatgaaattgtgGGGGGAAAAATGGGTAAagtaacaaaaaatgtaattaaataaaatagcttccctgagacggtttctgcaGAAAGTCTTTGGTTGtgtaaacccacagtttcatcggCTGTACGGGTTCTGGTCTCAGATATTCCCGCAGGttaagaagccggatgtggaaatcctgggctggcgtggttacatgtggtctacggttgtgaggccggttggacgtactgccaaattctctaaaacaacgttggcgGTGACTTATACAGAAATTaatattaaattctctggcaacagctctggtggacattcctgaagtAAGCATTgcaaattgcatgctccctcaaaacttgagacatctgtggcattgtgttgagacaaaactgcacattttagagtggcctttcattgtccccagcacaaggtgcccctgtgtaatgattatgctgtttaatcagcttcttgaaatgccacacctgtgaggtggatggattatttagcaaaggagaaatgctcactaacagggatgtaaacaattcTGTGCAGAACATTTTAGAGaagtaagctttttgtgtgtatggaacatttctgggatcttttatttcagctcatgaaacatgggaccaacactttacatattgcgtttatatttttgttcagtgtaaataccACGTTAATGAGAAAATATACCTGGCCATTACAACATATCAAAGATGTTTCACCAACTTTTTCTCCCGCTCTGCTAGCCGGGTTCTCGCCGCTCATTTCCCACAATACCCTGCACATTTCTCTGTGTGCCATCAAGAATGAATGGGGGCGGACCTCCTCCTGCTGACGCCACGTCTGGTGAAAATGCACTGTTAGTTTTCCCCGCCTACTCAGACAGCTCACCTAGTCTATCAGCTCCCACTCTGTAATGTTAACCAGCTAGCTAGTAGCAGAAACTCACTGTGGCTAGCGAAGTAAATGAAAAAATAGACATcttgtactgtagctagttagctagctccgGCCTTGGCTGTAATACCGGCTAAGGCATAATAAGAAAAGTAACGAATAATTGTTTATAACTAACGATAAAATGGCGGAAAAGCCAGAGGCTGGAGACAGCGAAGACGAGGTTGAAGATGTGTACGAAGTGGAGAGGATTATTGACATGCGAACGGAGGAGGTAAcgaaactagctagctaacgttactgctAGGCAGTTTTGGTTGTTCGCCATCTAGCTGAACGTTAGCTTTATCTAGCTACACAATGTGACAACAATGAGCGGGTACCGTGATTAATTAATTTAAACTGTAAATAgacaacatagctagctagaaatGCTAAAATATCCACGCACAGTTAGCCAACTGAAAGGAAATTGAAATGGCTGCACAACTTTGCCCATACGACGCCCTCTCCTTGCGCTAGGCCAAGGTCGGACTGACTGATGTTATTCTTTCGCGTTTCTGGACTTCAGCCAGCCCCACTTGCGCAGACTTGCCAAATACAACAAACCCTCTGTACTAAGCCTTGCACAACCAAGTCGTAATTGTCTTTAatgagctagctaactagctacatgtGCTAGTTAAGTTGCTATGCCAGTTGGTTAGGAAAGTGCTAACGTTAGCAAACTAGCTAATAGTCTAgacatgttttatgtaagttagctagctaaatagctgGACGTATTAGCGATTAAGCAAATTTTCCACGGTACGTAATAAGATGGTACAGACCAGAACTATTAAGATATTACTAGCTGTTACAGTTTGGCGGATAGCCGTTGATACTTAGGTAACGTTAACAGTTAGTGTTAAGGGCATGCAGGACATTTTCGACCAGTCTCTAATTGGCAATACTTAAACAATTCCCGACTTGGAAACCACCGCTGTCTTATTAACTTCCATGGCTAGTTGCAGGTTGGAATTTAGAAAATGCGCCATTTTTAAAAAAATTACATCTTTTTTTTGCAccatgaagtaatccaacaatgtgcATACCGCCATCTTGTCTATTTAAAATCTTCTCTCATTGATGGAGAGAAGATTTTAAATGGACAAGATGGCAGTGTACATACACATTAGTTTGTTGACATGGAACAACTGACTTACCTGGTATGCTAATTGGTGTAGACAGTCAACCATTTTtcttacaccaatccaatgcttttttaTGTATGAGGGTAAGTTCACActttggggtggggtggggggcagAGTTTGGCATAGGTCCCTGACAATCACAGTTGGCTACCACATTTCAGTCTGGTGACATCACTGTCACCAGctaacttacataaaacatgtcTAGACTATTAGCTAGTTTGCTAACGTTAGCACTTTCCTAACCAACTGGCATAGCAACTTAACTAGCacatgtagctagttagctagctcatTAAAGACAATTACGACTTGGTTGTGCAAGGCTTAGTACAGAGGGTTTGTTTTATTTGGCAAGTCTGCGCAAGTGGGGCTGGCTGAAGTCCAGAAACGCGAAAGACACTATAGAGGAGAGTTGCTACACAACATGGGCCATGTGTCACTGAGTGATTAAGCAGTAGGCTCCTCTATTAAAGTGCAAGCAAGAATCTGTGTGTATAAGTAAAGGGAGAGAATGTGTTTGTGTAGGTCTGATCTGTGTGAGATTGAGAGAGTGTTAGGTGAATGGGAGAAAAATAGGATTTTCTGAGGCTTGTGATTGTGGCTCAACAGCGATTCAGAGTGAAACACCCAGCCCCGCCAAACCTCCAGAGTTCCGGAAGAAGAGGGGAGGGCAGTATTGGATGAGGAGGAGTGGTGTGTGTGAAGAAGTCACTTGCACAGCCAGTTCCTCTTATCTAAATTGCTTTTGAGCTGAGAGTATGAGGGCGGGAAAAAGGAAAACAAAGCCTCTGAGGGAGGCGGGTGGAGAGAAACCTGACTCTCGTTGTGCTTTGTTTACAATCACGACCAGCCATGCACTGTGCTGCAGTCACATGTGTACCTCATTTGAACCAGAACACATTAGTCACATGATACAAGCAAAATCTACTGTCAAAGTAACCAGGTTTTCAGCCAACTTTTTATGTGAGTAAAGGACATGTTGGATAAAGAATGTCACGACAGGAgtgatggaaacagcaaatttgtcTAAACTTTCCagatgtcgacaaaacaaaatacgctagacaaggtgggatctttttgtgagaaattaattgtgagaaatggcagtggaaGCACCTTTATGCGCTAATATTAATATAATATCAAAATAAATTTGGCGTCACGTGATATgttgtggtcctcccactacgactcaggaaagcatgcagtttattaggctacagattaaataagttacgataaacttcacagggtggtgaaagtgcgcGATGATGAGCTTGATTcttctttccaataaatatctaggctcttctggtgacatgatgatcatgCTTGGCTGTCATTTGACAAATAGAAATGATCTCTTTTGTCCAAAATAAtatcatcatgtaggtagcctacccacactgtatctgggaACTATTGGCTAGAGCCACATGCCAATAGAAGTGTGCACATTTgctataaaacgcaacatgtttgTGACAAAACGATCaggagagttgaaaatgtgatggaaacccatttaactttggAAATTAACCTCAAAAGTTGTTTATGTGCAATatatcacgcacagccttttatctgcaacaagtacATTTGATGGagacatctctggtgggaaaatgcgtattgtttttatgcagattttagaatattcgcatgaaaatctgtcgccatttggatggaaacctagctagtgtcaGAACGGTTGTCCCCTGTGACTGGTTCTCTTTGGTGTCCCAGTGCCCTGGATGGGAAGGAGGGGACTGGGAGTTCTGGCTGTGTGCCACATTGCCAGACACAGCCGCTTAAcggaatgtgtgtttgtgtcaggtgGAGAGGTCTGAGTAGGCATGTGTCAGACTTAATACAAACTCTAGGTCTTTTTTATACACACAGGAGGTCTATGAGTAGGTGTAGGCCCAatacagtcactcagtcagtcttCATCTTCTGCAATGATGTGAAAGAACTgaactggtaaaaaaaaaaaaagattctcCATATTGCTCTCACCCACTTGTATTTGCCCTTGTCTTTAGGGGGAGGTACTGTACCGCGTTCGCTGGAAGAACTACTCCTCTGACGATGACACGTGGGAGCCTGAGGCCCACCTGGAGGATTGCAGGGAGGTGCTCCTGGGCTACAAGAGGGCTCTGGCAGAGGCTAAGGTCACGAAAGACCAAGATGCTAAGAAATGCATGGTAAGTCCCATCCAGAAGGATCATAGCCATCGTAAGAAAGGCGAGTCTAATTGCTGGAATGGAAAGTGCTTTATAGGACTGACTGTTACATTAACTACCTTTCGAGTAACCAATATCACTTTCAATGGCTGATGTGAATATCCCCTCTCCTTTGTAGAAGTTGCCCATGAAGAGTGATGTGTTCGATGCTGACTCTGACAGCGACAGTGATATTGACAAGCCCACAGACCTGCATgttaagaagaagaaaaagaagaagcccagagaagaggaggaggaggaggcacctcccctgaaggagaagaggaaaaAGAAGAAAGACAAGCGCAAGGAGGACTTCAGGCCTCGTCCGGCACCGGAGTCTGATGAAGAGGAGCTTTCCCCTCCCCCAACCCCTGGCCGCGGAACCAAGATGTCCGACTCCAAAAAGAGATTTGTTGACTCCGATGAAGAGGAAGAAGCCCCTGTGCCCTCCAAGAAGCACAGGAAGGACAAGGCCAAGGATGGAGGAAAGCACGGAAAAAAAGAGAatggggaggaagggaagaagaaaaagaagaaaaagaaggatCGAAGGGGTGATCTGGAGTCCACTGAAGATGAGGCCACCGCCCCCCTGGAAGAGGAGCTTAGCGAGGGGCCATCTGAGTCCCAGACGGATGATACCACCACAACGGAAAAGTCTCGCGCTGATGACAAGCCCAAGAATAAGAAGAGTAAGTCAGAACTGAAGCTGCAGGGCATCAAGGACTTACTTCAGGACAAGAAAGGCAAGAAACTGGAAACTTCGTCGCCAATGCTCTCCGCAAGCGGCCTCGCAAAACTGAAGAGCCTCACTTCCTCCAAGAGCCAGGGCCGGGATGAGCCCACACCAACCTCTGACTCCAGCGACACTCCTGCCCCGGCCCAAGTCCACAAGAAGGCCAAGGGCAAGAGCCACGAGGCCACTCCTGCACCGCCTAAAAttccctcttcctcatcctcgtcttcctcttcctcctctggtGCAGGGGCAAGCACTAGCAAGACTGTGGAGGAGTCTAAAGTTGTAGTGGCTGGGGATAAGGAGCCGACCGCCTCCACTAACCTGTTTGAGAAGTTCCTGCTGAACTGCGAGGCCAAGGACCGTGTTCCCCGCAAACAGATGGTCCACCAGCCCACCCCCACGGAGAACACTAAACCACCAAAGGTATGCCAAGCAGTTCTGCACTAAATGTACGGGGTTAGTAAATAAACGCTGGTGATATAGCCAGTGGCAGGGCCCTCAAAGTCTATCTTAAGCTGCCTCAAGTAAAATCTTAAATATATTTATGTTCAAATTTCAGCTCATAGGGAAAATTGAGAAAAGGACCAAGCCGACAAAGGAGTCACCTGCTCGGAAGCCAGAGCCAGATAAGTCCAAACATACAGACGGTGAGAAGAATTAAAAGGGTCTTTTAAaagcttttatttttttgaattgcGTATGAATGTAGTGGACACAGCCACTAAATATTGACTCAATCAAGACATAAACAAAAATGTAactgacattttagtaatttagcagacactcgtaTTCAGAgtaacttacagtagtgagtgcatacattttcatactttatcgtactggtcccccgtgggaatcgaactcAACCATGGCGTTGCAAACTACAAACTTAGCCACACAGGAACCCCTTTTATGccaccttttttatttttttattttcccttatCTAACAGCATTTCGGCCCAGTCAGAGCCCCAGTGCTATGGAGACTGGTGACAGGGCAGAGGCAGAGGAGGAACCCGCCCAGAAGTCAAAGTTCGGCGGAGAGGACCGGAGGGAGGAGGCACAACGTTGGGAGAGGAGGACCCAAGAGGatgacaggaggaggaggaggagggaggacagCGAGCCACGCCTCTTCATCGCCTGTGATGACAATCAAGACCCCTTGGAGAGCGCTGACAAGTCTGGTACGCAGTTTGGTACGCCACAGAaccaacaaacacacatgcatacagacacacagtcacacacagaaaagtcaacacacacacacgtctgttaCAAAACCTACCattattgcttacacctatccaatcctttcagatctacacaagtgttTAGGGGCAAATGGTTGTTTCTGGATAGAGACTCTCATAATGGCCATGTGAAATAATACTAAATGTACTATTGGATGTGGTTTGTGACTGACAGACAAAGGTCAAGCCTCTCTTAACCTTGGAATGGACCTCAACTTGGACTGGATGACACTGGAGGACTTTCAGAAACATTTGAACGGGGAGGATGAGATTCTTTCTGCTCCACCTCTATCTCCCAGTAAGTGcataccctctttctctctcatgttTCCCAGCAGTCTCTCAACATCGGCTGTACATGGAACTCTCTTCCACACATGGATGTAGACAACTACTGATGCGAAATCTGTGTGTCCCTCAGGTGAGCTGCGGGATGCAGTGAAAAGTGGGGATTACATGTCTGTGAAACTTGCACTCAATTCCAAAGAGGACTACAATCTGGACCAGGAGGTACGTTCTGTGTTCCAAAGAGAGTACCTCTCACCTGCATTCTCCCCCCTGCTTTGCTCCTGTCTTTGGggagccccagctgttccacatATTTATTCAGTCCCAGTACAAGCACTAACTAGTCACAACTAATCAATTAAATATGTTTTTACCTTTTGTTAGagtagcctgtgtgtgtggttATACTTGTGAGTTCATTCAAATGAGGACCATTTTGCGACATACATCACAGTTCTCTTCTCATACGCTTTAGCTTTGTTCTCGGGTTTTCCAACAAAAAACTTACGTTAACCAACTTGGGGCGGCAACAGATTCGCTTTTGATACATATGTTTAGCTATTGCATATATGTCAGCGCCAAGTACTATATAATTCATTACTCAATTAAAGCCACAATATGTAACTTTCATTCCAGAATGACTGCAAGCATAGTACAAAGGACTGGAAATTTAAGTTACAGATTGCTGCTTTaattaaatgtattgtgtagaatGAATTTTCATTTAGCCAGTCTGGTTCAAACATAGATACAACTGAATCAACTTAGCCACTCTGATCGAGTTATAAAACAGTTTAAATATTGGATATAACGTGAGAGCCAGTGATGGCATGCAGAGGTTGAATACCAGGACATTGAAAGAGAGAATCCGACTACAGTACCTGCTGACTGTATCCATTGAGGACCGCTAAGCAATCGAAGGTAAGCAGATTATACCCTTTAACTACTCAGTTATTTAATTTAGCCCAATGGAGCTACAGATTGTTTTGTAAAGATGTGTTAAGCTTGAATAGGAAAATGCAGTTTGTAAAATGTAATGTTTATCgctttaaaaacatgttttgccTATTATCATACCTAATAAACTGTTGTGCCAACTTTGTCTGGCAATGAATAAATCCAAGCTTTATATTGCATTGAATGTTTGTTGTTGTGCACAGTTGTCAGAATTTTCATACGTTACTATGGAGGCAGCTAGAGTGGTCTCAGACAGGTATTATCTTCTCATTAACAGACACAGAACATGATGAGCAAGAGGTCAAAGTTCACAAGAAGCTATAAGATACAACATTTACCTCAGGTACAGTAATGCCTTAAGAAAAGTATTCTTGCACCACCGCAGAGCATGTAAAACTGCTGCGGACATAGCAGCACTGACATTTCACTCTTCATCTTCATTATCGACAATGAATAGCCGAAAAGCTAAAATAAAAAACCTTCCTTAGTCACTCATTACAATACCAGTAACACATTTCAGCTTTTGCCATACAGTTGTCTTTGTGTACAATAATAATTAAATATGAATCGAACAAAACCTTCAGTTTAACAAACTACTGACATAAGCATGTATTCTATTAACAAAATATGTATTTACATAGGCTAATATTACTTGCCCAGTTACATTATTATTTTGTTTGGGTTGTCCAATTTAGCTTTGTTAATTATTACAATTTATAAGGACTCGATAGTGTTAGTGTGGACCAATCAGTGTTAAGGGCCTGCTGAATATATTATATGTCTCAAACGTTCTGCTGCAACTGTAACTGTTGGGCAAGTACCAGAATTAATTTGGACCAGAGTTTGTTTTGCATCTTTATAGGCAGCCAAACACTCCAGGATCTTATTCAGGTCTATTTGTGTAAACACTTAAATCACCCACCAAACGCTCATCATTGCATGTAGGTCACTAAATACTGAATATATTGAGGATTCAAAACAGTCATTGGCAAAATTAGGTTAGAAGCCTAGTTGCATGGCGTTTTCTTTTCTGTACCTTCCTCGTCTCCATGCAGCATCTCATCCAACATCACATTATTAATTCCTCATCAGACATATTTACAATGTCAAAACGTTGTAGTTCGCTGATTTAATACAATAAAGCCATAAACTATTCCTTGAATGGGTCAAATGTGGTTTTTTTATTATTGAAGAATTCAGTCTACACGCAGTTTGGTGCTGTGTAACCATTGCATTGATTCTTGCTTGACTGTGATTGAAGTTGAGAGCATTGTTGAGGTGCTCTTAGGCGATCATTTGAATGACTCACAATGTGTACTGTACATGTTTTCAATGAGCAGTACTATGAGGTTTTCACGATTTTAGATTTTTCTGTGTATGAAACAGGGCAGGGGACACCAGCTTTGTCTAGTATGATGGTATAGTTTACCTAATTTCTCTTTGCCACAAAAGTTAAACACTAACTCCCAACAGCTATGAAGCTGCTTGTTTCACGTCCCACTTTTCATACATTTGAAACGGAATGCATCATGAGATTAACCTTTCATAAGTTATGAATCTTACGTTTACTTGTTCTTTTACAGGCATACACTGTTGAACAGAAGAGTTTAAGTGGCAAAGAGAAGAGTTTAAATGAAGAGGATATTTTAAATGAGGAAAAGAAGACTTTATGTGATGAAGAGAAGAGATTAAGTGATGAAGAGAAGCCTTTATGTGCAGCAGGGAATCCTCGCAGCCTGGGGAATCTTCACCGCAGCCTGGGGAATCTTCACCGCAAAAGGAATCCTCACCGCGAAAGGAATTCTCTTTGCAAAGATGAGATTCCTCTATGCGAAGAGAATCATTTACACAAGGAAGAGAAACATTCTCTACACAATAAAAAGACTTCATGTGTTGAAGATAATACGTCATGGGATGTGGAGAAGACTTTATGTGACATAAAGAAGGGTGCTGAGGAAAGCAGTTTGAGTGGTGATGAGATTCACGAAAACAGTTCTGGTGATGAGGTAGAACGACAAAGACTTGATTCAAACGTTCCAAGTGGGTCAGATCCTCTTCCATCTAATGCAGAAAGCTCATGCGAGGATGAATATGAGCAGTACCCTCCAAAAACGGCACAAGCTAAAAAGACTTGCCGCAAAATATTTGCGCCACGGAAAGGTACACGGTCAAGCTTACGTTCCAGCACAAAAATGACAGTCAGCGCATGTAGTACGATAGAAGATGATGATAAGGGGAAATTGGACAAAAAGTACTTCTGCCTGTATTGCAATGAACCACACCACAAAATTGCAAGACATTTAGAAAGGATGCACGCAGAAGAAGCAGCTGTTGCTCATGCTATCAGCTTCCCAGAACTCTCCAAAATCAGGTCTCTCTTGCTTGACCAACTCCGTAACAAAGGCAACGATCAACACAACTTAGAAATTCTTCAATGTGGAGATGAAGTTGTGACAAAGGAAATACCCTCTTACAGTGGTGCTTCTGTGCGTGACTACCTACCCTGCCAACACTGTGTAGCTTTTTTTAACAAAATTGATTTATGGAAGCATGAGAGCTCATGTAATGCCAGAAAAGGACAAGATGAAACgaggggaggaaaaagagtgagGATCCAGGCTGCGTCCTCTCAACTTGTTCCATTGCCTGTCTATTCTACTGGAGGATGTGAAGAAATAATACACAATATGAATCAAGATGACATCTCATGCCACATCAAAAATGATCCCCTGATATGTAAATATGGCAATGCACTATCTGCAAAGCATGGTCATGCCAAGTCACAGTTTACTTACATTGGTTCAAAAATGAGGGAATTGGCTAGATTTGTACTTAATGTAAATGAGATGGACTGTGATGTGCAATACTTGCATGAAGTATGTGTACCATCCAAATTCAAATTGGCCGTTCATGCTGCCAGGAAAATGAGTGGTCATGACCCTGCCTCCGACAGGTACAAGACCCCATCTCTTGCTTTAAAGATAGGCTATTCCTTGAAAAGAGCTACTGAAATAGCTTTTGGGGAGAGTCGTATGACAGAGGACCGTGAGGCAGAGGAACAAGCCAAAAGGTTCATTGAACTACTTGAAAACGATTGGAATAACTGTTTTTCTGGTCTATCCCTCAGCGCTGTCCCTCAGTGTGATGAAGTTGATGTGTCTTCACTAACTGAGGATTTGATCAAACTTCAGAAGTTTCTCAAGGTTGCAGAGGACACAGCGAAGAAAGAATTGCTGGAGAACCCCACCAACACTGTCTGGAAAAAGCTCAATGAAATTCTTCTTGCAGAAATAGCTCTCTTCAACAGAAAAAGGACAGGGGAGGTTGCGAAAATGCTGTTGGAAACGTACACAAACAGAAAGAAAGCTCCAGCTAGTGCAGACATTTTCAATAACCTCTCAAGGCTGGAGCAGGAGCTTGGTGATGACAAATTAACCAGGTTGGAAATAGAAGGCAAAAATGGTAGGAAAATGCCAGTCCTACTAACGGAGAGGATGATCTCATCTCTTGAGatccttattgcaaacagagaCAAAGTTGGTGTGTCAAAGGACAACCCTTATGTCTTTGCACGTAGCCTGGATGCAGCAAGCTACATCAGAGGGTTTGACTGTCTGAGGAAGTGTGCACATGAGTGTGATGCAAAGAATCCTGAAAGTCTGATCCATGCGACAGTGAGGAAAGAGGTTGCTATCCATTGCCAAATACTAAACTTGAATGAAAGTGAATTGGATCAGGTGGCAAAGTTATTGGGACATGACACCCAGGTCCATAAAGAGTACTACAGGCTCTCTGAAAACGCAGCACATCTAGCACAAATCAGCAAATTGCTGCTTGCAATGGATCAGGTTCCAGTGGTAATTCCAGGGCCATCTGAGGAAAGGGTTGTTTCTCCTACATATGGTGAGTATTAGTTGCTTTACAGGGTATTTGGAGAAAGATGTCCATTGTGTTTTAAGGGATTAAATGATCAATTCAGTGAAAATCTGTTTTTGTGCCATTTACATGTTCACTAGACCTACATTTTTGAGAAGCTGGCAACTTATTACTCTATAGTGTTTGCTCTGTTCCTCTTCACAATATATGATAATGGCACATGTTCATGAATCCTTTTCTTCTGTTTCTATTCATTTCATAGGTACATATCCAGCGGGGACAGATAGTGGAAGGACATATCCTACCGAGACATGTCCTACTGGGTCATCATATCCTACAGAGACGTATTCAGCGAAGTCATATACTGTGGAGGCACAGCCTTCAAGGTCATATCATGCTGGGACATATCCTGAGAAGTCATATCCTTCAGGATTACAATCTGCAATGTCATATTCTGCGGGGACAGATTCTGCAAGGGCATATCCTACCGTGACACATCCTGCAGGGACCTATCCAGCAGGTTCATATGTTGCAGGGACATATACTGCAGAGACACATGATGCAAGATCATATCCTGCAAGTGCTTATGCTTCAGGGACGAATCCTGTCAGGTCATATCCTGAAGGGACATATCCTGCGGGGACACATTTTGTGGGTACACAACTTGCTAGGTCATATCCTGCCGGAACATATCCTGCACAGACACTTCCTGCACAAACACTACCAGCGCATACAGTTATTACACCAACACTTCATGCCCAGACACTTCCAACGCAGACGCTTTCTGTCGGGGCAGTTCCTGAGGGGAAGGTTAAGGTGGGCACAGTGTGGAAACGGAGACCGTGGAGTGATGCGGCTAAGGCTGCGGTGAAACGTCAGTTGGGACACTTTATCTCATTGATGGAGGTTCCAGGTAAACGGGACTGTGAAGTATGCCTCCACAATGAACCAGCTG
Encoded here:
- the LOC120058409 gene encoding uncharacterized protein LOC120058409 isoform X1; the encoded protein is MAEKPEAGDSEDEVEDVYEVERIIDMRTEEGEVLYRVRWKNYSSDDDTWEPEAHLEDCREVLLGYKRALAEAKVTKDQDAKKCMKLPMKSDVFDADSDSDSDIDKPTDLHVKKKKKKKPREEEEEEAPPLKEKRKKKKDKRKEDFRPRPAPESDEEELSPPPTPGRGTKMSDSKKRFVDSDEEEEAPVPSKKHRKDKAKDGGKHGKKENGEEGKKKKKKKKDRRGDLESTEDEATAPLEEELSEGPSESQTDDTTTTEKSRADDKPKNKKSKSELKLQGIKDLLQDKKGKKLETSSPMLSASGLAKLKSLTSSKSQGRDEPTPTSDSSDTPAPAQVHKKAKGKSHEATPAPPKIPSSSSSSSSSSSGAGASTSKTVEESKVVVAGDKEPTASTNLFEKFLLNCEAKDRVPRKQMVHQPTPTENTKPPKLIGKIEKRTKPTKESPARKPEPDKSKHTDAFRPSQSPSAMETGDRAEAEEEPAQKSKFGGEDRREEAQRWERRTQEDDRRRRRREDSEPRLFIACDDNQDPLESADKSGTQFDKGQASLNLGMDLNLDWMTLEDFQKHLNGEDEILSAPPLSPSELRDAVKSGDYMSVKLALNSKEDYNLDQEAYTVEQKSLSGKEKSLNEEDILNEEKKTLCDEEKRLSDEEKPLCAAGNPRSLGNLHRSLGNLHRKRNPHRERNSLCKDEIPLCEENHLHKEEKHSLHNKKTSCVEDNTSWDVEKTLCDIKKGAEESSLSGDEIHENSSGDEVERQRLDSNVPSGSDPLPSNAESSCEDEYEQYPPKTAQAKKTCRKIFAPRKGTRSSLRSSTKMTVSACSTIEDDDKGKLDKKYFCLYCNEPHHKIARHLERMHAEEAAVAHAISFPELSKIRSLLLDQLRNKGNDQHNLEILQCGDEVVTKEIPSYSGASVRDYLPCQHCVAFFNKIDLWKHESSCNARKGQDETRGGKRVRIQAASSQLVPLPVYSTGGCEEIIHNMNQDDISCHIKNDPLICKYGNALSAKHGHAKSQFTYIGSKMRELARFVLNVNEMDCDVQYLHEVCVPSKFKLAVHAARKMSGHDPASDRYKTPSLALKIGYSLKRATEIAFGESRMTEDREAEEQAKRFIELLENDWNNCFSGLSLSAVPQCDEVDVSSLTEDLIKLQKFLKVAEDTAKKELLENPTNTVWKKLNEILLAEIALFNRKRTGEVAKMLLETYTNRKKAPASADIFNNLSRLEQELGDDKLTRLEIEGKNGRKMPVLLTERMISSLEILIANRDKVGVSKDNPYVFARSLDAASYIRGFDCLRKCAHECDAKNPESLIHATVRKEVAIHCQILNLNESELDQVAKLLGHDTQVHKEYYRLSENAAHLAQISKLLLAMDQVPVVIPGPSEERVVSPTYGTYPAGTDSGRTYPTETCPTGSSYPTETYSAKSYTVEAQPSRSYHAGTYPEKSYPSGLQSAMSYSAGTDSARAYPTVTHPAGTYPAGSYVAGTYTAETHDARSYPASAYASGTNPVRSYPEGTYPAGTHFVGTQLARSYPAGTYPAQTLPAQTLPAHTVITPTLHAQTLPTQTLSVGAVPEGKVKVGTVWKRRPWSDAAKAAVKRQLGHFISLMEVPGKRDCEVCLHNEPAVQDRTWRDIKNYVHNTVKSIKRKKGLTRVDPTQQTKKGAAKKEKETEAKSAKERVGGTMTVSAQERLEAGPVAIPRKQKIWGDEAQAAVRRQLGDFTKLMKIPGKKECDACIAAEPVLQGRTWKDVKNYVHNTLMTMCRRHISGKQNMDSEKPIPVTQKPALQQSPVVHQKPGVLLGHPEDRPVYLSL